CACAAGTGCCTGGGCCAGGCCGCCGATGATGGAGCCGGCGGCGATCGGGCTGACCGCGTAGACCCAGCTGACCGCAGCCGTGATGCCTTGGCTCAGGTAGGTGGTCGCCGGGCCGATCGTCAGCAGGCTGAGCGGGAACAGCACCAGCATGATCAAGGCCGGCGAGGCGAAGTTGACGATGATGCCGGGCAGGATCCGCTTGAGCAGCCTCTCTGCGTGGCTCTGCACCCACACGATCACGACGATCGGGATCACCGAGGAGGTGTAGGTCGCCATCACGACGGGAATGCCCAAGAAGGTGACCGGGGTCGGCGAACTGACCAGGGCGATGATCGACGGATAGAGCAGACCGCCGGCCAGGGTCAGCGAGACGAACTGGTTGGCACCGAAGCGCTTTGCAGCGGTGATGGCCAGGTACATCGGCAGGAAGTAGAACAAGGCGTCCGCGCCCGCATTGAGAATCTGGTACGTCGTGGTCGTCGAGTCCAGCCACCCGACGGTGGAGAAGACCATCAGGAACGCCTTGAGCAGACCGGTTCCGGCCAGAGCCCACAGGATCGGCTGGAAGATCGCCGAAATCACATTGATGAACCGATCGAACACGTTGCCCTGCGGTTCGGCCGGGGCCGGATCTTCGACCACCAACTGTGGGAGGCGCGCCTCCACCAGTTCGCGAACCTGCGGGACATCGTTGCCGACCACGACCTGCAACTGGCCTGCCGCGACCACGACGGAGATCACGCCGTCCAACTGCTCGAGCTCACCGCGACGAACCTTCGACTGGTCCTTCACGACGAACCTCAGCCGGGTGAAACATGACGTCAGTGCCGCCACATTGGACGGACCGCCTACTCGATCCAGGATCGCTTGCGCGAAGGACTCCCGGCTCATTACTCGCTCGTTGCTCACACTGCCTCCTTTGGCTGTGGAATGTCTGAGCGGGCGATTCGGGGCACAAAAAAACGAGCCCCAGACATCGCACGCTGCTGTGCTGATGCTTGAGCTCGGGTCTTGCCTTCGGAGTCACAACCCCTGGCTCTGGGACACCTTCGGTATCCGCGCGGCACACGCTAGCACCGCCCGAAGTCGCTGTGAAGAGGTGAGTTCTCGGCAGATTCCGATCAGGAGCCGAGGGCAGGGGGAGGATGCTCATCATCGACGAGCCGTGGAGCGGATGACGGGAATCGAACCCGCACTGTCAGCTTGGGAAGCTGATGTTCTGCCATTGAACTACATCCGCAAGCGCCGGTGCCCGGCGCGTGAGGCAGTCTAGCCGCTCGCGCGCGCGGCTCGCACACCGAGATGACAAGGATCGCCCGCCGCGTCGGAGGTGGAAACTATGCCGACTACGCAGGTTCTCTGACAGACTGGCACTCGGACATTCTCGCCGGCACACAGGCGACCCCAAAACGCAGAGGCGGTGAAGGTGACCAGGGAAGATCGGGCAATAACCCTCGTCGACCTGATGGCGCAGACGCTGGCGGTCATCGACCAGGGCGAGCAGCCTGAGGTTCTGATCTGTCGCGCACTGGCCAAAGCGAGCAATGCCGACGTGGCCGTGCTGATCGGTCTGGACCCGTCCCGGCGTCCACGCGTCCATGCCGCCGTGCCCGATGCGCGCAGTGCGGCCGCCCTTGCCGATGTCGCCGCCCGCAGTGGCGGGCGCAACCCGAACAGCCTGCTGCGCGGGGGCCAGCATCCGATTCTCGGCGAAGTCGTCCTGATCGGTCCCGAGTTCGACGAGAACACCATCCAACGCCGGGCCCGCGTGCTGGCGGTCAGCCGCCGCAACGGCTTCGCCCCGGACGCCCAGGCACTACTGGCCGAAGCGGTGGCTCCGGTCACCTTCATGATGCCGCGGGTCGCAGCGGCTTGTGTGTCCTCTCAGGCCGCCCGCGATGCCGCCGAGGCTGCCGCGGCGCTGAACCTGACTCCGCGTGAGGTCGAGGTGCTGCAGCTGCTCTCCGAAGGCCTGCTGGCCCGGACGATCGCGTCCCGGCTCGGCCTCTCCCCGCGCACCGTGCACAAGCACTTGAGCAACGTCTACACCAAGCTGGGGGTCCACGACCGGCTGGTGGCCGTCGGCATCGCCCGCGAGAACGGCCTGATCAGCCAGGTCTGAGCCGCCGGGGTCACTCCCCGGTTTGACCGTCGATGCTCTCCCGGATCAGGTCGGCATGCCCGTTGTGTCGGGCGTACTCCTCGATCATGTGCAGCAGGATCCAGCGCAGGCTGGGCACCTCCCCGTTGCTGCGCGGACGCTTGGCCAGCCGGTCCAGGCCGTCAGCGGCCAGCACCTCGTCCACCTGAGCCGACGACCGGGCCACGGTCGCGCGCCAGCGCTCGAAGAGCACCTCCGGCTCGGTCCGCGCTGCCGCATGCCACTCCCAGTCGGGATCGGCGTCCCAGTCCACGCTCGCCCACGGCTCGCTCGGTGCCACCCCGGCCAGCCGGTAGCCGAACCAGGTGTCCTCGACCAGGGCCAGATGGTTCAGCAGCCCACCCAAAGTGATGGACGACGCCGCGGCCGTCCGAGCCAACTGGACGGCATCCAGGCCCGAGCACTTCCAGGCCAAAGTGGCCCGCTGATAGTCCAGGAACCCGATCAGAGTGGACGCCTCGTCGCCGGCCAGCGGCGGCTCCGGACGGTCGTCCCCAGGCAGGATGGTCATGGCGGCAGTCTAGGCCGCCCGGGACGACGCCCAGCGGCGCTCAGGGAGGTCCCCCAACCGTCCCCGGAAGCGGCCGTCAGAGCTTTCGGCGGCACCATCACCTGTTCTAGGTTCGACTCATGAGCAATCCTTTGGAACCGACCGATGTCGGCCCTGCGGTCGGTGGCGATCTGGGCGTGGCGGAGAGCGATCGCCAGCACGTCATCACGCTGCTGAACGCGGCCCACTCCGAAGGCCACCTGAGTGCCTACGACCGCGATCGCCGGATCGAGTCCGCCCTCGCCGCACAGACCTTCGACGATCTGGTTCCGCTGACCCGCGACCTGGTGGTGGCCAAGCCGGCCCCGCTGGTGAACTACCAGCCGGCCGGCTCCGAGCAGCCCGCCGAGCAGATCGTGGCGATCTTCTCCGGCACCAAGCGCTCCGGCCAGTGGGAGGTGCGTCCGAACACCTCGGTGCTGACCATGTTCGGTGGGGTGGAACTCGATCTGACTCAGGCGATCTTCACCAGCCAGACGATCGTGGTGAACGTGTTCTGCCTGTTCGGCGGCGTCGAGCTGACCGTCCCGGCCGGCAGCAACGTGGACAACCAGGTGATCGCCGTCTTCGGTGGCGCGGACGTGCACAAGGTCGCTCCGCCGATGACCGGCGCCCCCAAGATCATCGTCAAGGGCTTCGTCGGGTTCGGCGGGGTCGAGGTCAAAAACCCGAAAGTGAAGCGGCGCGGCTAGATTCTCCCTATGAGCGAGCTGTTTACCGTCGGCGCTGACTGGCAACGCCTCCCTGCGAACGCGGCCACGGCCAAGCAGGTGGGCGCCCTGGCGATCAACCTGCCGGTGGCCATCGCCGCCGTGGTCGGCACCGGACTGCTGGCCAACTGGGGTTGGCCGGTCTGGCTGGTCGCCGGCCTCGGGGTGGCCTGGACGATCTGGCGGGTGGTCCGGGCCGGCCGTTGGGCGCGCAGCTTCGCCTATCTCGAACGTGAGCAGGATCTGCTGATCACCTCCGGACTGTGGAACAAGCAGTTCAGCGCCGTCCCCTACGGACGGATGCTGTCGGTCGAGGTCCAGTCCGGACCGATCGCCCGGCTGTGGGGCCTGGCCAGTGTGGCCATCGTGACCGCCAGCATCGCCTCCAATGCCACGATTCCCGCGGTCCCCACTGAGGTGGCCGCCGGCCTTCGCGACCGGCTGATCGCCGCCGGCGAGGCCCAGGCTCTGCCGCTATGAGCTTGCCCGACCCGGAGCTCACGACGTCCCAGCCGGTGCCGGCGCGGCCCGCGGAACGTCCTCATCCGCTCACCCCGCTGATCCGTGGCTGGGTGGTGCTGCTGGCGATCCTGATCGGGGTCGGCAAGGAGCTGCTGCCCAACGGCTCCGACGACTTCCGGCTGCCGCCGCTGGAATGGCTGTTCGGCGGCATCGCGCTGATCACCGTGGGCGCTGCGCTGGCCGGCTTCATGTCGTGGCGGTTCACCCACTTCATCACCGACGAGCACGAACTGCGGATCGACACCGGGATGCTGTTCCGGCAGTCCCAGCGGATCGCCTACGACAAGGTGCAGGGCGTGGACGTCGTGCAGCCGCTGGCGGCCCGCCTGTTCGGCCTGGCCGAGGTGAGCATCGACATCGGCAGCGGGGCTCGGCCCAAAGTCCGGTTCCTCACTCTGGCCCGCGCCCATGGGATGCGGGACTACCTGCTGGCCCGGGCACACGGCGTCCGCCCGGCCGAGGTGATCACCCACGCCGAAGCCGGCTCGCTACTCACCGGGCTGACCGGCAACGACCAGGTTCTGGTCACGGTGCCCACCAAGACGTTGGTGGTCGCGGCGCTGACCACCCACGAACTGCTCACTGCGGTCGTCGGCTTGGCGATCGCGGCCGCGATGGCCGCCTGGGTGGGCCATCCGTGGGTCGGGCTCGGCATCGCCGTGCCCGCGGCCAGCGCCATCTTCGGGCTGGTCAGCTCGCGGGTCCTCAAGCAGTTCAACTACACCTTGTCGCGGCGCAGTTCCGGGCTGCGGATCACTCGCGGCCTGACCACGCTGTCCAGCCACTCACTGCCGCCGCGGCGGGTCCAGGCCGTCCAGGTCAGCCAGTCGCTGCTGTGGCGCAAGCTCGGCCTGTACCGGGTCGATCTCGAGGTGATCGGCTTCAGCATCAGCGACGAACAGGACTCCGACAAGGTCTCCAGCATCATGCTGCCGGCCGGCGGCATCGAGCAGGTCCGGATCTGCCTGGACGCCATCTGGCCGGGCAGCGACTGGGAGCGGCTCACCGACCGGCAGGTGCCGTCCCGGGCCCGCTGGCTGCACCCGTTGTCCGGGCCTTTCCTGCGCTGGGGTCACGACGCACGCTTCGTGGTCACCCGGCGCGGCTGGCTGGTCCGGCGCTGGCAGGTGGTGCCGCTGGCCCGAGCCCAGTCACTCAGCGTTGTCCAGGGGCCGGTGTCCCGCCGGCTCGGCCTGGCCGACCTGCGGATCCAGACCGGCGGCCACCAGCTGATGGTCGTGGCCGAGGGCTTGGACGCCGAGGAGCTCGCCGCCGAACTCCCGCAGCTGTGTCAGTTGCAGCGGGTCCGAGTCGAGCGGGACCCGACCGTGGGACCGGCCCCGGTGAGCTTCGGCGAACCGGATCAGGCCGGGCCGGACGCCTTGCGGGCCGACCAGGCCGTGGAAACCATCTCCGAGGGCGAGTAGCTCATCTTCCAGCCCAGGTCGGCGGCCGCGGCGCTGCCGTCGGCCACGATCCGGGCCGGATCACCCGGACGCCGGTCGGCGATCTCCGGGGTGAAGTCGATTCCGCTGACCTCGGCCATGGTGTCCATGATCTGTCGGACGCTCAGCCCGGTGCCGCTGCCCAGGTTGTAGGCCGGCTTCAGCGGCGTCCCGGCCAGCAGCGCCTGCGCCGCGGCCACATGGGTGTCGGCCAGGTCGCCGACATGGACGTAGTCGCGCACACAGGTCCCGTCCGGGGTCGGGTAGTCCACGCCATTGATCCGCGGCGTCCGTCCGGCCAGCAAGGCCTCGATGACCAGCGGGAACAGGTTGTGCGGGCTGGCGTCGTAGACCTCGTCCGTGGCCGAGCCCACCACGTTGAAGTAGCGCAGGCAGACCCCGGTGAAGCCTTCACGGGCCCGGGCCACGTCGGCGATCAGCCACTCCCCGATCAGCTTCGACTCGCCATAGGGCGACTCCGGACGGGTGGCCGACTCCTCGGTGACCAGTTCTGTGTCGGGGGTGCCGAAGACGGCCGCCGAGGAGGAGAAGACGATGTGCTTGACCCCAGCGGCCTCCATGGCGGCCAGAACACTGGCAGTGCCGGTGACGTTCTGGGTGTAGGTGTGCAACGGACGCTGCACCGAGACCCCGGCGTACTTGAAGCCAGCCACGTGGATCACACCGACGCAACCGTGGTCGGTGAGCGCCGCAGTCACCGCGACGGTGTCATTGATGTCAGCCTGGACGAAAGCCACCCCGTCCGGCACGAACTTCGCCAGCCCGGACGACAGGTCGTCCAGGACGACCGGAGTCATCCCCTGCTGCTGAAGCGAGCGCACCACGTGCGCACCGATATAGCCGGCCCCGCCGGTCACTAGCCAGGTAGTCACGACCGCGAGTCTATGGCCACGAACGACACTCACCCGTCGCGCTGGCTAGGGTTGGGCCATGCAGAACCAACCCGTCCTCGGGATCGATATCGGCGGCTCCGGAATCAAGGGCGCCCTGGTCGATCTCAGCGCTGGCGATTTCGCCACTGACCGCGTCCGGATCCCTACCCCGGAGAACTCGACTCCGTCGGCTCTGGCCGACGTGGTGGCCCAGATCGTCACCGAGTTTGCCGGTCAAATGGGCGACGGACCGATCGGTGTCACCGTGCCGGCCGTGGTCACTCACGGGATCACCCGCTCGGCGGCCAACATCCACAAGTCGTGGATCGACGCCCCGGCCGAGCAGATCTTCGAGGACCGGCTGGGTCGCGATGTCGTCCTGGTCAATGACGCGGACGCTGCCGGCGTCGCCGAGGTCCGCTACGGCGCGGCCAAGGACAATGACGGCCTGGTGATGGTGACCACCTTGGGTACCGGGATTGGTAGCGCGCTGATCTACCAGGGGGTACTGGTGCCCAACACCGAGCTCGGCCACCTGGAGATCGACGGCTTCGACGCAGAGAAGCGGGCGGCCGCGTCTGTGCGCACCGCCGAGAACCTCAGCTACGACGAATACGTGCCCCGGCTGCAGCGCTACTACGAGACCCTCGAAGCGCTGTTCTGGCCGGACCTGATCGTGGTCGGCGGTGGCGTCTCCAAGCATGCCGAGAAGTTCCTGCCGAAGCTGAAGCTCAAGACCCCGATCGTGCCGGCCGTCCTGATGAACAAGGCCGGGATCATCGGTGCCGCGGCGCTGGCAGCGGAGAAGGCGGCCAAGCACCACGGCTGAGCAGGGCTTTCGCCGGGTTGATGCAACATCCGGCCTGGCGG
The nucleotide sequence above comes from Propionicimonas paludicola. Encoded proteins:
- a CDS encoding PH domain-containing protein, which encodes MSLPDPELTTSQPVPARPAERPHPLTPLIRGWVVLLAILIGVGKELLPNGSDDFRLPPLEWLFGGIALITVGAALAGFMSWRFTHFITDEHELRIDTGMLFRQSQRIAYDKVQGVDVVQPLAARLFGLAEVSIDIGSGARPKVRFLTLARAHGMRDYLLARAHGVRPAEVITHAEAGSLLTGLTGNDQVLVTVPTKTLVVAALTTHELLTAVVGLAIAAAMAAWVGHPWVGLGIAVPAASAIFGLVSSRVLKQFNYTLSRRSSGLRITRGLTTLSSHSLPPRRVQAVQVSQSLLWRKLGLYRVDLEVIGFSISDEQDSDKVSSIMLPAGGIEQVRICLDAIWPGSDWERLTDRQVPSRARWLHPLSGPFLRWGHDARFVVTRRGWLVRRWQVVPLARAQSLSVVQGPVSRRLGLADLRIQTGGHQLMVVAEGLDAEELAAELPQLCQLQRVRVERDPTVGPAPVSFGEPDQAGPDALRADQAVETISEGE
- the ppgK gene encoding polyphosphate--glucose phosphotransferase translates to MQNQPVLGIDIGGSGIKGALVDLSAGDFATDRVRIPTPENSTPSALADVVAQIVTEFAGQMGDGPIGVTVPAVVTHGITRSAANIHKSWIDAPAEQIFEDRLGRDVVLVNDADAAGVAEVRYGAAKDNDGLVMVTTLGTGIGSALIYQGVLVPNTELGHLEIDGFDAEKRAAASVRTAENLSYDEYVPRLQRYYETLEALFWPDLIVVGGGVSKHAEKFLPKLKLKTPIVPAVLMNKAGIIGAAALAAEKAAKHHG
- the galE gene encoding UDP-glucose 4-epimerase GalE produces the protein MTTWLVTGGAGYIGAHVVRSLQQQGMTPVVLDDLSSGLAKFVPDGVAFVQADINDTVAVTAALTDHGCVGVIHVAGFKYAGVSVQRPLHTYTQNVTGTASVLAAMEAAGVKHIVFSSSAAVFGTPDTELVTEESATRPESPYGESKLIGEWLIADVARAREGFTGVCLRYFNVVGSATDEVYDASPHNLFPLVIEALLAGRTPRINGVDYPTPDGTCVRDYVHVGDLADTHVAAAQALLAGTPLKPAYNLGSGTGLSVRQIMDTMAEVSGIDFTPEIADRRPGDPARIVADGSAAAADLGWKMSYSPSEMVSTAWSARKASGPA
- a CDS encoding DUF1707 SHOCT-like domain-containing protein yields the protein MSNPLEPTDVGPAVGGDLGVAESDRQHVITLLNAAHSEGHLSAYDRDRRIESALAAQTFDDLVPLTRDLVVAKPAPLVNYQPAGSEQPAEQIVAIFSGTKRSGQWEVRPNTSVLTMFGGVELDLTQAIFTSQTIVVNVFCLFGGVELTVPAGSNVDNQVIAVFGGADVHKVAPPMTGAPKIIVKGFVGFGGVEVKNPKVKRRG
- a CDS encoding DinB family protein, which encodes MTILPGDDRPEPPLAGDEASTLIGFLDYQRATLAWKCSGLDAVQLARTAAASSITLGGLLNHLALVEDTWFGYRLAGVAPSEPWASVDWDADPDWEWHAAARTEPEVLFERWRATVARSSAQVDEVLAADGLDRLAKRPRSNGEVPSLRWILLHMIEEYARHNGHADLIRESIDGQTGE
- a CDS encoding PH domain-containing protein, with amino-acid sequence MSELFTVGADWQRLPANAATAKQVGALAINLPVAIAAVVGTGLLANWGWPVWLVAGLGVAWTIWRVVRAGRWARSFAYLEREQDLLITSGLWNKQFSAVPYGRMLSVEVQSGPIARLWGLASVAIVTASIASNATIPAVPTEVAAGLRDRLIAAGEAQALPL
- a CDS encoding response regulator transcription factor yields the protein MTREDRAITLVDLMAQTLAVIDQGEQPEVLICRALAKASNADVAVLIGLDPSRRPRVHAAVPDARSAAALADVAARSGGRNPNSLLRGGQHPILGEVVLIGPEFDENTIQRRARVLAVSRRNGFAPDAQALLAEAVAPVTFMMPRVAAACVSSQAARDAAEAAAALNLTPREVEVLQLLSEGLLARTIASRLGLSPRTVHKHLSNVYTKLGVHDRLVAVGIARENGLISQV